From Miscanthus floridulus cultivar M001 chromosome 15, ASM1932011v1, whole genome shotgun sequence, the proteins below share one genomic window:
- the LOC136508707 gene encoding cytoplasmic tRNA 2-thiolation protein 2-like — protein sequence MSGAAATATCGKCDGGGAAVAVAGGVGLCVDCFRAHLFGKFKLAVTSNAMVRPTDAVLLAFSGGPASRVALQFIHEMQSKAIQSWETSNSQALPTFSLGVAFVDESVLSVSPGHEIDTAIEDINSIVSSLSPGDKQLHVAPLEDVISSGSDDKAARLKELVSVINDEMGRDDFIRCLRMLSLQKIALENGYTKIMLGTCASGIACHVLSATVNRGGSKGVLPGLQPPLVSLISSLDHGYLASNHY from the exons ATGtccggcgccgccgccaccgccacgtgCGGCAagtgcgacggcggcggcgctgccgtCGCGGTGGCCGGGGGCGTCGGCTTGTGCGTCGACTGCTTCCGGGCTCACCTCTTCGGGAAGTTCAAGCTCGCCGTCACGAGCAACGCCATGGTGCGCCCCACAGACGCCGTCCTCCTCGCCTTCTCCGGCGGTCCCGCCTCCAG GGTGGCTCTGCAATTCATACACGAGATGCAGTCCAAGGCGATCCAAAGCTGGGAGACGAGTAACTCCCAGGCCCTGCCAACCTTCAGCCTTGGCGTCGCATTCGTCGACGAGAGCGTCCTTTCAGTGAGTCCGGGACACGAAATCGATACGGCGATCGAAGATATCAACTCGATCGTGTCGAGTTTATCACCAGGAGATAAGCAATTGCACGTCGCCCCTCTTGAGGACGTGATCTCGTCTGGATCAGATGACAAGGCGGCCAGGCTGAAGGAGCTGGTCAGCGTGATCAATGATGAGATGGGTAGGGACGACTTTATTCGGTGCCTGCGCATGCTTTCACTGCAGAAG ATTGCACTGGAAAATGGCTACACCAAGATCATGCTGGGAACGTGTGCTTCTGGAATAGCATGCCATGTGCTATCTGCAACCGTGAacaggggcggatccaaaggggtgCTGCCGGGGCTACAGCCCCCCCTAGTGAGCCTGATTTCTTCATTAGACCACGGTTACTTAGCCTCAAATCACTATTAA
- the LOC136506623 gene encoding transcription factor RSL3-like has protein sequence MEVGGLITEVGWTEFDFLLRGEESSEVMAQLLGAFPSHGEERQHELLPWSDQASSAYSDSSLVVPPACEGYYFLSNSNEALGRSSCTAPGALGSVQEEHGAAEYLNVIANHSFNGYGNGDPSCEDLDDPMSVSMLGSVSATTNKSKRKHMVEEHDGQTQTRGRKCARNVGEAKRAKKAKKSGDEDSSMAIPNGSPTSCCTSDSDSNASLESADADADARRPKGKGRAGRGATTEPQSIYARKRRERINERLKILQNLVPNGTKVDISTMLEEAVHYVKFLQLQIRLLSSDDTWMYAPIAYNGMNIGIDLNMD, from the exons ATGGAGGTTGGAGGGCTGATCACCGAGGTCGGTTGGACCGAGTTCGACTTCCTGTTGCGTGGTGAGGAGTCGTCGGAGGTGATGGCGCAGCTGCTAGGTGCCTTCCCCTCCCATGGGGAGGAACGCCAACATGAGCTGCTGCCTTGGTCTGATCAAGCTTCCAGTGCATACAGTGACAGTAGCCTTGTTGTGCCACCTGCATGTGAGGGCTACTATTTTTTGAGTAACTCAAACGAGGCCCTTGGGAGAAGCTCCTGCACTGCACCAGGTGCCCTGGGTTCGGTGCAGGAGGAGCATGGTGCAGCTGAGTACCTGAATGTGATTGCAAACCATTCCTTCAACGGTTATGGGAATGGTGATCCGAGCTGTGAGGATCTGGATGATCCGATGAGCGTCAGTATGCTTGGCTCAGTCAGTGCCACTACAAACAAAAGCAAGAGGAAGCACATGGTAGAAGAGCACGATGGCCAAACCCAAACGAGA GGCCGGAAATGCGCGCGGAATGTTGGTGAAGCTAAGCGTGCCAAGAAGGCCAAGAAGAGTGGAGACGAAGACTCCAGCATGGCCATCCCAAATGGAAGCCCGACCAGCTGCTGCACTTCTGACAGCGATTCAAATGCCTCTCTGGAGTCTGCAGATGCAGATGCTGATGCTCGTCGTCCCAAAGGCAAGGGCCGGGCAGGCCGTGGCGCCACGACTGAACCCCAGAGCATCTATGCAAGG AAGAGGAGGGAAAGGATCAACGAGAGGCTGAAGATCCTGCAGAACCTGGTGCCCAACGGGACCAAGGTGGACATCAGCACCATGCTTGAGGAGGCAGTCCACTACGTGAAGTTCCTGCAGCTCCAGATCAGG CTCCTGAGCTCTGACGACACGTGGATGTATGCGCCCATCGCGTACAACGGGATGAACATCGGGATCGATCTCAACATGGACTAG